A DNA window from Polynucleobacter sp. AP-Titi-500A-B4 contains the following coding sequences:
- the lpxA gene encoding acyl-ACP--UDP-N-acetylglucosamine O-acyltransferase — protein MTRIHASAVVDSKAELASDVEIGPYSVVGPNVKIDSGTKVGSHTVIEGCTTVGKDNIFAHFAAIGGPPQDMKYRGEPTQLIIGDRNTIREFTTIHTGTAQDEGITRIGNDNWIMAYVHIAHDCQVGNHTIFSSNAQIAGHVQVNDWAIMGGMSGVHQFVRIGQHAMLGGASALVQDIPPFVIAAGDKASPHGINVEGLKRRGFSSETISALRQAYKVLYKDGLSFEDAKVEIQKMISANAADSATVEKLTQFHDFIAASTRGIIR, from the coding sequence ATGACTCGGATTCATGCATCTGCTGTAGTCGATAGCAAGGCTGAACTTGCTAGTGATGTTGAGATTGGCCCTTATTCTGTTGTTGGCCCTAACGTCAAGATCGATTCTGGCACAAAGGTTGGATCACATACTGTGATCGAGGGTTGCACCACGGTAGGCAAAGACAATATATTCGCTCACTTTGCTGCGATTGGTGGCCCCCCACAGGATATGAAATATCGTGGTGAGCCAACGCAACTCATCATTGGTGATCGCAATACCATTCGTGAATTCACTACGATTCATACCGGTACAGCACAAGATGAAGGCATTACCCGCATTGGTAATGACAACTGGATCATGGCATACGTTCACATTGCACATGATTGCCAAGTGGGTAATCACACCATTTTCTCAAGTAACGCCCAAATTGCGGGTCATGTTCAGGTGAATGATTGGGCCATCATGGGCGGCATGTCTGGTGTGCATCAGTTTGTTCGCATTGGACAACATGCGATGTTAGGCGGTGCTTCAGCGCTGGTACAGGATATTCCACCATTTGTAATTGCAGCTGGAGATAAGGCTTCTCCTCATGGCATTAACGTTGAAGGCTTGAAGCGTCGTGGCTTTTCTAGTGAAACGATTTCTGCATTGCGTCAGGCTTATAAGGTGCTTTACAAAGATGGCCTGAGCTTTGAAGATGCCAAAGTAGAGATTCAGAAGATGATTTCTGCTAATGCTGCTGATTCAGCTACTGTAGAAAAGCTGACTCAGTTTCATGACTTCATTGCCGCCTCTACCCGCGGCATCATTCGGTAA
- the rnhB gene encoding ribonuclease HII, whose translation MSIVWICGVDEAGRGPLVGAVVAGAVVLDPNHPIEGLKDSKKLTAARREFLYEQIMEKAKAWGVGEASPAEIDEINILQATMLAMRRAVEDLTTRLGRWPDKALIDGNRCPELPIAAEAIVKGDTKEPAISAASILAKVTRDRQMQLLHERHPEYGFAQHMGYPTEAHFAALIQYGACDQHRKSFSPVRKVLEMNAN comes from the coding sequence ATGAGTATTGTTTGGATCTGTGGTGTCGATGAGGCTGGTCGCGGACCTCTGGTCGGTGCCGTCGTTGCAGGCGCTGTCGTCCTGGATCCAAATCATCCAATTGAGGGTTTGAAGGATTCCAAAAAACTGACGGCAGCACGCCGCGAGTTTTTATATGAGCAAATTATGGAGAAGGCTAAGGCTTGGGGTGTAGGTGAAGCCAGTCCTGCTGAGATTGATGAAATCAATATCCTGCAGGCCACCATGCTCGCAATGAGACGTGCCGTTGAAGATCTGACCACGCGTTTGGGTAGATGGCCTGATAAAGCTCTAATCGACGGTAACCGTTGTCCGGAGTTACCGATTGCTGCTGAAGCCATCGTTAAAGGGGATACTAAAGAACCAGCGATATCGGCTGCATCCATTCTGGCTAAAGTGACTCGAGATCGCCAAATGCAACTCTTACATGAACGTCATCCAGAATATGGTTTTGCGCAACACATGGGGTATCCCACGGAGGCTCACTTTGCTGCCTTAATACAATATGGTGCGTGTGATCAGCATCGCAAAAGCTTTTCTCCGGTCAGAAAAGTGCTTGAGATGAATGCAAATTAG
- a CDS encoding pyruvate, water dikinase regulatory protein, with translation MSSETHIVFIVSDGTGITAENFSQSILAQFEATFKHIRVPFVDSVDKAHDAVSSINQAASKYGAQPIVFTTLVNSELNSIVSKANGLILDMFQTFVAPLEAALGMKSTHAMNRLHHNADTEAYKNRIEAINYSLAHDDGQSNQNLVEADVILIGISRVGKTPTSLYLAMQYGLKAANYPLIPEDFERGQLPKDLVPYRQKIFGLMIDAERLSEIRNERRPGSNYAKLENCRYEINEATAMMKKQSIPWVMTTSKSIEEIATTVLQAIKSDKTILG, from the coding sequence ATGTCTAGCGAGACCCATATTGTTTTTATAGTTTCTGATGGAACCGGCATCACCGCCGAGAACTTCAGCCAATCGATTTTGGCCCAATTTGAGGCTACTTTTAAGCACATTCGCGTGCCTTTTGTGGATAGCGTAGATAAAGCCCATGACGCAGTCAGCAGCATCAATCAGGCAGCAAGTAAATATGGGGCCCAACCAATTGTTTTCACTACTTTGGTGAATTCTGAACTCAATAGCATTGTCAGCAAGGCAAATGGGCTGATTTTGGATATGTTCCAGACCTTCGTAGCCCCACTAGAGGCAGCCTTGGGCATGAAGTCCACTCACGCTATGAACCGCCTACACCACAATGCCGATACCGAGGCCTACAAGAATCGTATTGAGGCCATTAACTATTCACTCGCTCACGACGACGGACAGTCAAACCAAAATTTAGTAGAGGCAGATGTTATTTTGATTGGGATATCCCGTGTTGGCAAGACACCAACCAGTCTTTATCTTGCCATGCAATACGGATTGAAGGCCGCTAACTACCCACTGATCCCAGAGGATTTTGAGCGAGGCCAATTACCGAAAGATTTAGTGCCTTATCGCCAGAAGATTTTTGGTCTCATGATTGACGCTGAACGCCTTTCAGAGATTCGTAATGAGCGCCGCCCTGGTAGTAACTACGCGAAACTAGAAAATTGTCGCTATGAGATTAACGAGGCAACTGCGATGATGAAAAAACAATCCATTCCCTGGGTGATGACAACGAGCAAGTCAATTGAAGAGATAGCTACGACTGTCTTGCAAGCGATTAAGTCTGATAAGACGATTTTGGGCTAA
- the lpxB gene encoding lipid-A-disaccharide synthase, which produces MTSLPPLPAASFGNDRNTLPKLACVAGEPSGDLLAAPVLSALNQIPDMAGLEVYGIGGPRMQAEGMRSDWPMETLSVRGYVEAIKQLPSILKLRKELIANLLGDARPDVYLGIDAPDFNLGVELQLRKAGIPTLHFVSPSIWAWRAGRIKKIAQAVDRMLCIFPFETEIYDRAGVASTYVGHPLASEIPLAPDAPRARKKIIETLKLSSTSLDGTVVAVLPGSRGSEIELIAPVFFETMQLLAERLKGQSLHFLIPVATPHLREPLEQLLLKSKSINPDIEIHLLNGMADEVLEASDVVLIASGTATLQAALWKKPMVISYKVPWLTAQIMKRQGYLPYVGLPNILCGEFVVPELLQDDATPQKLASALQEWLEHPYKVAELKVRFAQMHETLRRPTGLLVAQAVAQTIANGRKHQATQ; this is translated from the coding sequence ATGACTTCATTGCCGCCTCTACCCGCGGCATCATTCGGTAACGATAGGAATACTTTGCCAAAGTTAGCTTGTGTAGCTGGCGAACCTTCTGGTGACTTACTTGCTGCGCCAGTTCTGAGCGCCCTGAATCAAATTCCAGACATGGCTGGTCTTGAGGTGTATGGTATTGGTGGCCCACGCATGCAGGCTGAAGGCATGCGCTCAGATTGGCCCATGGAAACTTTGAGTGTTCGTGGCTATGTGGAGGCTATTAAACAGCTGCCGTCTATTCTGAAGCTTCGCAAAGAACTCATTGCTAATCTTTTGGGAGATGCTCGCCCTGATGTGTATTTGGGAATTGATGCCCCGGATTTCAATTTAGGAGTTGAGCTTCAGTTGCGCAAAGCCGGTATTCCGACCTTGCATTTTGTGTCGCCCTCTATTTGGGCGTGGAGAGCAGGGCGCATCAAGAAAATTGCGCAAGCAGTCGATCGTATGCTTTGCATTTTCCCTTTTGAAACAGAAATCTACGATCGTGCAGGTGTGGCATCTACTTATGTTGGGCACCCACTAGCTAGTGAAATTCCCTTGGCGCCAGATGCACCTCGGGCTCGTAAAAAAATTATTGAGACTCTCAAGCTTTCAAGCACCTCTCTTGATGGAACTGTCGTGGCAGTCTTGCCTGGAAGCCGTGGATCTGAGATTGAATTGATTGCCCCAGTCTTTTTTGAAACGATGCAATTATTAGCTGAGCGTTTAAAGGGCCAGTCACTCCATTTTTTAATCCCAGTTGCAACCCCACACTTACGTGAGCCGCTAGAACAACTTTTACTGAAATCCAAGAGCATCAATCCTGACATTGAAATTCATTTACTCAATGGCATGGCGGATGAAGTGTTAGAGGCTTCTGATGTTGTGCTGATTGCCAGTGGAACTGCAACCTTGCAAGCTGCCTTGTGGAAAAAGCCCATGGTAATTTCTTATAAGGTGCCTTGGTTGACTGCTCAGATTATGAAGCGTCAGGGTTATTTGCCTTATGTTGGTTTGCCTAATATTTTGTGTGGTGAATTTGTGGTCCCGGAGTTATTGCAAGACGATGCCACTCCCCAAAAGTTAGCTAGCGCATTGCAAGAATGGCTAGAGCATCCCTATAAAGTTGCTGAATTGAAAGTGCGCTTTGCACAGATGCATGAAACACTACGCCGTCCAACAGGATTGCTGGTTGCGCAAGCAGTTGCACAAACAATTGCTAATGGCCGCAAGCATCAGGCCACTCAATGA
- a CDS encoding OmpH family outer membrane protein, giving the protein MKFYRSSKWIQFILAVATIAFGSTSVYAQDAGTRIAVVNSEKVFNESNLAKAMQTRLQNEFTKRQNELRDSAQKIQAAAEKLDKDGAVMSEAERVRRQRELADQDRELQRKQREFTEDLNQRTFEERAKIAEKANLVLRQIAEQRKLDVIIQEAAFVTPKADITDDVIKALNSQK; this is encoded by the coding sequence ATGAAGTTTTATAGATCTTCAAAATGGATTCAATTTATTTTGGCAGTCGCAACGATTGCATTTGGATCCACCTCTGTCTATGCACAGGATGCAGGGACTCGTATTGCGGTTGTGAACTCTGAAAAAGTTTTTAACGAGTCCAATTTAGCAAAAGCGATGCAAACCCGTTTGCAAAATGAATTTACTAAGCGTCAGAATGAATTGCGTGACAGTGCGCAAAAAATTCAGGCGGCTGCTGAAAAGCTAGATAAAGATGGTGCCGTTATGAGTGAGGCAGAGCGTGTGCGTCGCCAACGTGAATTGGCTGATCAGGATCGCGAGTTGCAACGTAAGCAACGTGAATTTACCGAAGATCTTAATCAGCGTACCTTCGAGGAGCGTGCAAAGATTGCTGAAAAAGCAAATTTAGTTCTACGTCAAATCGCCGAACAAAGAAAGTTAGATGTCATCATTCAAGAAGCAGCTTTTGTGACCCCAAAAGCAGATATTACTGATGATGTCATCAAGGCTTTAAATAGCCAGAAGTAA
- the fabZ gene encoding 3-hydroxyacyl-ACP dehydratase FabZ, with translation MSTPIAIDINKILQLLPHRYPFLLVDRVLEITPRETITALKNVTMNEPFFQGHFPDFPVMPGVLIIEALAQTAALLTFSEERAEDAIYYFAGIDGARFKKPVLPGDQLIMTAKLERGRAGIYKFAVQATVDGEIAAEANITCAVRTKGA, from the coding sequence ATGAGCACACCAATTGCGATCGATATCAATAAGATTCTCCAGTTGTTGCCACATCGCTACCCATTCTTATTGGTAGATCGTGTTTTAGAGATTACTCCGCGCGAGACTATTACTGCCTTGAAAAATGTGACGATGAATGAGCCATTCTTTCAAGGGCACTTTCCTGATTTTCCGGTAATGCCCGGAGTACTCATTATTGAAGCTTTAGCTCAAACCGCTGCCTTGCTGACCTTTTCTGAAGAGCGCGCTGAAGACGCAATCTATTACTTTGCTGGCATAGATGGTGCTCGCTTTAAGAAACCTGTATTGCCTGGCGATCAATTAATCATGACGGCAAAGTTAGAGCGCGGTCGTGCTGGTATTTATAAGTTTGCAGTACAGGCAACCGTAGATGGTGAGATCGCTGCAGAGGCGAATATCACCTGTGCGGTTCGTACGAAAGGCGCGTGA
- the lpxD gene encoding UDP-3-O-(3-hydroxymyristoyl)glucosamine N-acyltransferase — protein MPTAIELAEQFQASLVGEASSDFAGLAPLERAQKNQISFLSNPLYRQQASDSGAGALIVSKADLDFLQANPGANSSQRVFFVSKNPYATFARMAQHFAKNSSPAYAPGVHASAAIDPTAYIPSSCHIGPFVQVEAGVKLGERVSILGNTTIARNSVIGSDTLIYPSVSIYCGTQIGDRCIIHSGAVIGADGFGFAPDFSPTGGEWVKIPQTGNVVIGNDVEIGASTTIDRGAMSDTVIGAGTKIDNQVQIAHNVVVGSCCVIAGCAAVSGSTKIGNFCIIGGAANFAGHLTIADRTTVSGNTSIIRSITESGQHFTGVYPSMLHSAWEKNAAILRGLDKIRQRLRLLDKNNKSES, from the coding sequence ATGCCTACCGCCATTGAGCTGGCCGAACAGTTTCAAGCAAGCTTGGTGGGGGAGGCTTCCAGCGACTTTGCTGGTCTTGCACCACTCGAGCGTGCACAAAAAAACCAAATATCGTTTCTATCTAACCCGCTATATCGGCAACAGGCTTCCGATAGTGGGGCTGGGGCGCTTATAGTCAGCAAGGCGGACTTGGATTTTCTTCAAGCAAATCCTGGGGCTAATTCTTCCCAACGTGTGTTTTTTGTTTCTAAAAATCCCTATGCAACCTTTGCGAGAATGGCGCAACACTTTGCAAAAAACAGTTCTCCAGCTTATGCGCCAGGAGTTCATGCAAGCGCAGCAATAGATCCAACGGCGTATATTCCGAGTTCATGTCATATTGGACCTTTTGTACAGGTTGAGGCCGGTGTAAAACTTGGGGAGCGTGTGTCTATTTTAGGCAATACAACCATTGCCAGAAATAGCGTGATTGGTAGCGATACATTGATTTACCCTTCGGTTTCTATTTATTGTGGGACGCAAATAGGCGATCGCTGCATCATTCATAGTGGCGCTGTCATTGGTGCAGATGGATTTGGATTTGCACCAGATTTCTCACCTACTGGTGGTGAGTGGGTCAAAATTCCGCAAACAGGCAATGTAGTCATCGGCAATGATGTGGAGATTGGCGCTTCAACTACGATTGATCGTGGCGCAATGAGCGATACCGTGATTGGCGCTGGAACCAAGATTGATAATCAGGTTCAGATTGCTCACAACGTCGTTGTGGGTAGTTGCTGTGTTATTGCTGGATGTGCGGCTGTCTCGGGAAGTACAAAAATAGGTAATTTCTGCATTATTGGTGGAGCTGCAAATTTTGCAGGCCATCTGACGATCGCTGATAGAACTACAGTTTCTGGTAATACCTCGATTATTCGCTCTATTACTGAGTCAGGACAGCATTTCACGGGGGTTTATCCATCCATGCTCCATAGTGCTTGGGAGAAAAACGCTGCTATCTTGCGTGGCCTAGATAAAATACGTCAACGCTTGCGATTATTGGATAAAAACAATAAATCTGAGTCTTAA
- a CDS encoding CaiB/BaiF CoA-transferase family protein produces the protein MEPLSGLKVIEMGQLIAGPFAAKTLADFGADVIKIEPPKVGDALRKWRLLKDGTSIWWQVQSRNKRSLSLDLKQAEAQEIVRTLAKEADILIENFRPGTLEDWGLDPNDLLKINPRLIVLRISGYGQTGPYRDKPGFGVVAEAMGGLRHLTAEPGRVPVRVGVSIGDTLASLHGVIGILLALQERHQSGKGQVIDIALYEAVFNCMESLLPEYSAFGEVRQAAGSALPGIAPTNAYRCADGGYVLVAGNGDSIFKRLMKLIGRDDLGNDPQLENNDGRVKRVVELDQAIGAWAKALSTDAALEALDSVAVPAGRIYTVADIAKDPHYKARGNIETIKMRDGSRVDVPGVIPKLSRTPGSIKTLAPEIGQNTDEVLRDIGLSDAQIASLKERGVAFTK, from the coding sequence ATGGAACCGTTATCGGGTTTGAAAGTCATTGAAATGGGTCAGCTCATTGCTGGACCATTTGCTGCGAAAACATTGGCTGATTTTGGGGCGGATGTCATCAAGATTGAACCCCCTAAGGTTGGGGATGCGCTACGTAAGTGGCGCCTTTTGAAGGATGGCACCTCTATTTGGTGGCAAGTTCAATCTCGCAATAAACGTTCACTCTCATTAGATTTAAAACAAGCTGAGGCACAAGAGATTGTCAGAACCCTCGCGAAAGAGGCCGATATTCTGATTGAAAATTTCCGACCTGGTACCTTAGAAGATTGGGGGCTTGATCCCAATGACTTACTCAAAATTAATCCGCGCCTAATTGTTCTTCGTATCAGTGGCTATGGTCAGACCGGTCCTTATCGAGATAAACCTGGCTTTGGAGTGGTTGCTGAGGCAATGGGTGGTTTACGTCATTTAACTGCTGAACCTGGGAGAGTTCCCGTTCGAGTGGGTGTCAGTATTGGAGACACCCTGGCATCTCTGCATGGTGTTATTGGAATTCTCCTAGCGCTGCAGGAGCGTCATCAAAGCGGCAAGGGCCAGGTAATTGATATCGCTTTGTATGAAGCGGTTTTTAACTGTATGGAAAGTTTATTGCCTGAGTACAGCGCCTTTGGTGAAGTAAGACAAGCTGCAGGGAGTGCATTGCCAGGGATTGCGCCTACGAATGCCTATCGGTGTGCCGATGGCGGCTATGTATTAGTTGCCGGCAATGGCGATAGTATCTTTAAGCGTTTGATGAAACTCATTGGGCGCGACGATTTAGGTAATGATCCGCAGTTAGAAAATAATGATGGTCGCGTTAAGCGGGTCGTAGAGCTTGACCAAGCAATTGGCGCTTGGGCCAAAGCATTGAGTACCGATGCAGCACTAGAAGCTTTAGATTCTGTAGCAGTTCCTGCTGGCAGAATCTATACCGTAGCTGACATTGCCAAAGATCCCCACTACAAAGCTCGAGGCAATATCGAGACGATTAAGATGCGTGATGGATCCAGAGTAGACGTTCCTGGGGTTATTCCAAAACTTTCCCGCACTCCTGGATCAATCAAAACACTTGCGCCAGAGATTGGGCAAAATACCGATGAGGTATTGCGTGATATTGGCTTAAGTGATGCACAAATAGCCTCACTAAAAGAGCGTGGCGTAGCATTTACCAAGTAA
- the ppsA gene encoding phosphoenolpyruvate synthase codes for MSNQQQQNSSMADAYVLPFEQLRMTDVESVGGKNASLGEMISQLASTGVRVPTGFATTALAFRDFLKHNNLTERIQKRLENLNIDDVRALAEAGAEIRHWIETAPFQPKLDEEIRKAFAVLDDSGKGSFAVRSSATAEDLPDASFAGQQETFLNVEGIEDVLKKIREVFASLYNDRAISYRVHKGFAHAEVALSAGIQRMVRSDLGAAGVMFTLDTESGFEDVVFITSSYGLGETVVQGAVNPDEFYVFKTTLAQDKKAIIRRSLGSKLIQMQFAPKGSAEKVQTVDVTPEKRNRFSLEDADITELAKYAVIIEKHYGRPMDIEWGKDGQDGRIYILQARPETVKSQAAGQVEMRYKLKGSSKVLAKGRAIGQKIGAGPVRIIRDPSEMDRVQPGDVLVADMTDPNWEPVMKRASAIVTNRGGRTCHAAIIARELGVPAVVGCGDATEHLQDGMMVTVSCAEGDEGHIYDGLIETEVSEISRGVLPEIPVKITMNIGNPQLAFDFCQIPNAGVGLARLEFIINNYIGVHPRAVLEYPNIDPDLKRAVESVARGYASPRQFYEDKLVEGVATIAAAFYPKPVIVRLSDFKSNEYKKLIGGSRYEPDEENPMLGFRGASRYVSEDFGEAFALECAAMKRVREEMGLDNVEIMVPFVRTINQAKRVIDMMEKFGLKRGVNGLRLIMMCEIPSNAILADQFLEYFDGFSIGSNDMTQLTLGLDRDSGMELLAIDFDERDPAVEFMIARSIDACRKQNKYVGICGQGPSDHPDFARWLVEKGITSISLNPDSVVETWEMLGKK; via the coding sequence ATGTCCAACCAACAGCAGCAAAATAGCAGTATGGCAGATGCCTATGTATTGCCTTTTGAGCAACTTCGCATGACCGATGTTGAGTCAGTCGGCGGTAAGAATGCCTCCCTCGGCGAAATGATTTCTCAGTTGGCATCTACTGGAGTTCGGGTGCCAACGGGGTTTGCCACTACCGCATTGGCATTTCGTGATTTCCTGAAACATAACAATCTCACCGAGCGCATTCAGAAGCGTTTGGAGAATCTTAATATTGATGATGTGCGTGCATTAGCAGAAGCTGGTGCTGAAATCCGTCATTGGATTGAGACTGCGCCATTTCAGCCTAAGTTAGATGAAGAGATTCGCAAAGCGTTTGCAGTTTTGGATGATTCTGGCAAAGGTTCTTTTGCAGTGCGCTCTTCTGCAACAGCAGAAGATTTGCCAGATGCCTCTTTTGCTGGACAACAAGAAACATTCTTGAACGTTGAAGGCATTGAGGATGTCCTCAAGAAGATCCGCGAAGTATTTGCATCCCTTTATAACGACCGTGCTATTTCTTATCGCGTACACAAGGGCTTTGCGCATGCTGAAGTAGCCTTGTCTGCTGGTATTCAGCGTATGGTGCGCTCAGATCTGGGTGCTGCTGGCGTGATGTTTACCTTGGACACTGAATCTGGTTTTGAGGATGTTGTCTTTATTACCTCAAGCTATGGTTTGGGTGAGACAGTAGTGCAGGGGGCAGTAAACCCTGATGAGTTCTATGTATTCAAAACTACCTTAGCCCAAGATAAAAAAGCGATCATTCGTCGCTCTTTGGGTTCTAAGTTGATTCAGATGCAATTTGCACCTAAAGGTTCTGCTGAGAAAGTGCAAACCGTGGATGTCACTCCAGAGAAACGTAATCGTTTTTCTTTGGAAGATGCCGACATTACTGAGTTGGCGAAATACGCCGTCATTATTGAAAAACACTACGGTCGTCCTATGGATATCGAGTGGGGCAAGGATGGCCAAGATGGCCGTATTTATATACTGCAAGCTCGCCCTGAGACAGTGAAGAGTCAGGCTGCTGGCCAAGTAGAGATGCGCTATAAGCTCAAAGGTAGCTCAAAGGTCCTGGCTAAGGGCCGCGCGATTGGTCAAAAGATTGGTGCGGGGCCGGTTCGTATTATTCGCGACCCAAGCGAGATGGATCGTGTGCAGCCTGGTGATGTCTTGGTTGCGGATATGACGGACCCGAACTGGGAGCCAGTCATGAAGCGTGCTTCTGCGATTGTGACCAATCGTGGTGGTCGTACATGTCACGCGGCAATTATTGCCCGTGAGTTAGGCGTGCCAGCGGTCGTTGGTTGCGGTGATGCTACTGAGCATTTGCAAGACGGCATGATGGTGACAGTTTCTTGTGCTGAAGGTGACGAAGGTCATATCTACGATGGCTTGATCGAAACTGAAGTGAGTGAGATATCTCGCGGTGTATTGCCAGAGATTCCAGTGAAGATCACTATGAATATTGGTAATCCTCAGCTGGCATTTGATTTCTGTCAAATTCCAAACGCAGGTGTTGGTTTGGCTCGTCTTGAGTTCATCATCAATAATTACATTGGTGTGCATCCACGAGCTGTATTGGAGTATCCAAACATCGACCCTGACCTCAAGCGTGCGGTTGAGAGTGTGGCTCGTGGTTACGCTAGTCCACGTCAGTTTTATGAAGATAAATTGGTTGAGGGTGTGGCAACTATTGCTGCCGCTTTCTATCCAAAGCCTGTCATCGTCCGTTTATCTGACTTCAAATCTAATGAGTACAAGAAGTTAATTGGTGGATCACGTTACGAGCCGGATGAAGAAAATCCTATGCTCGGCTTCCGCGGTGCATCACGTTATGTATCTGAGGATTTTGGTGAGGCGTTTGCCCTTGAGTGTGCAGCCATGAAACGCGTGCGTGAAGAGATGGGTCTTGATAACGTTGAGATTATGGTTCCGTTTGTACGTACGATCAATCAAGCTAAACGCGTTATTGATATGATGGAGAAATTTGGTCTCAAGCGTGGTGTGAATGGCCTTCGTCTCATCATGATGTGCGAGATTCCATCCAATGCAATTCTTGCGGATCAGTTCCTTGAATACTTTGATGGCTTCTCTATCGGTTCAAACGACATGACTCAGTTAACACTTGGTCTTGATCGTGACTCTGGTATGGAGTTGTTGGCGATTGACTTTGATGAGCGCGATCCAGCAGTAGAATTTATGATCGCCCGTTCAATCGATGCTTGTCGTAAGCAAAACAAATACGTAGGTATTTGTGGCCAAGGACCTTCAGACCATCCAGACTTTGCCCGTTGGTTAGTCGAGAAGGGTATTACCTCCATCTCCTTAAACCCAGATAGCGTTGTAGAGACCTGGGAGATGTTGGGTAAGAAATAA
- a CDS encoding RNA methyltransferase, with protein sequence MNFDLITSKENPLFKEIRNLQATGSKGQKARIARGQALLEGIHLVQTWVGDPALKILLTSEVGLQNTEISEAVYSHIEICPDTKVFQLDSALWDLLSDLVNAPHIAGLLDLPQSCLSPPQSIATLAGDVVILDRIQDAGNVGSILRTAAASGFTQVIALSGCAHLWSSKVLRAGMGAHRLLNLYEGWSNQQVLSAVTAPMLAASADAERELYALQQELQHPVAWVMGSEGQGVSEDLLAQAKGVAIPIDPRVESLNVSTAAAVCLFETMRVRRG encoded by the coding sequence ATGAACTTTGATCTCATTACTTCTAAAGAAAATCCTTTATTCAAGGAGATTCGCAACCTACAAGCTACTGGCTCCAAAGGCCAGAAGGCAAGGATTGCAAGAGGTCAAGCTCTCTTAGAGGGCATTCATCTAGTGCAGACTTGGGTAGGCGACCCAGCTTTAAAGATATTGCTCACTTCGGAAGTGGGCCTACAAAATACTGAAATTTCTGAAGCGGTCTACTCGCATATTGAAATCTGCCCAGATACTAAGGTTTTCCAATTGGATAGCGCACTTTGGGATTTGCTAAGTGACCTAGTCAATGCTCCCCACATTGCCGGCTTATTAGATCTTCCTCAATCTTGCTTATCGCCTCCTCAATCGATCGCCACCTTAGCTGGAGATGTCGTGATATTGGATCGCATTCAAGATGCCGGTAATGTCGGCTCAATTTTGCGAACAGCTGCGGCATCAGGATTTACTCAAGTCATTGCTTTATCAGGATGTGCTCATTTATGGTCTAGCAAAGTATTGCGAGCTGGTATGGGTGCCCATCGCTTGCTAAATCTTTATGAAGGTTGGTCAAACCAACAAGTATTGAGTGCTGTTACCGCACCTATGCTCGCTGCTTCAGCTGATGCTGAGCGTGAGCTATACGCATTGCAACAAGAGCTACAGCATCCAGTGGCTTGGGTAATGGGTAGTGAAGGTCAAGGGGTATCTGAGGATCTCTTGGCTCAAGCAAAAGGAGTTGCTATACCTATTGACCCGCGAGTAGAGTCCTTAAATGTGTCCACAGCTGCCGCTGTTTGCTTGTTTGAGACGATGCGAGTTAGGCGAGGTTAA